A genomic region of Plasmodium malariae genome assembly, chromosome: 14 contains the following coding sequences:
- the GP1 gene encoding golgi protein 1, putative, producing the protein MTTSTLAIYFVFLNFIFSLSRIYTLSSNCDFNFNVKLLSDIYDKYNGRKVEEQVENTNHCNNLESINSLKAFWLLKLKSICTKETSILDKQVFNNVCSRTFTVPHVTINGLAVGNDVVNIEFFCAHFLYSNNKEIIKCVRHNVLKNYLNMYHIAFDLSVSQDLLKQSSHVDIVLNLKDINGLSLVKKIVDDSVCRIHSSVHTIMNKADFDLLKALSGLCTKLGFHNQFIITDNIHPLANALLKEIPYSLNSLHFSIQNSSIYYGNFDYYLYNLKLADIEYILNSYLSSSVLKLSKNHSYVTWIGLNKDNNLYNKKYSELYNLLDNNKYVDRIVRCYSQYTSKYYGDSTKYFLRYIPENKRDMMQNNPKIFIYLINTICKNIPSIHKCAERIIFLDGVYDLYFKNFMINFIYYNAACIFNCNPVDLGKILNVEQVWDILVTYFSNSYLIKYKKTKHNSIIHRNNADASADTYKELSKSYYANYDYDYVHTGKWRKEINLDDEAAILRPSDDAVEFEFYNYTFQSLDLGSYGFFIFKNQMDEDNICKISSLIEANGKKYVHVNKFITDFFNKNNKRMLSFDKGNGNSNDHHDGHNGGNDDDHHDEHDDDHHDGNDDDHQDGNDDEHHDGNGNNMDSFNLFDDFLGDDKEGGSFMDLFQNSNMFNKNKLFDNLYHGEDGEESDIYSDKEEEPFDIEKHKISTSVGYIYPLKNEYTLKELQHVYEVHPTFNDLDEEMRHQFFRNKLFEKDLFFTLKDVPTKIDNYYKYYYEIKKHMNLFDAHDEEHYQTLIKNSKSDPNVFSKIDVEFLCTRTGKWPLHRSSGRWLSDVLCEAKLVPQLLYNYEYAEEHKNINKNEIDVNLYTIEEDTRLIGIEFEDQEPHRCAISYLGNENRKTLLPISATSLIQASVGFCILHGFKIVWLADSAFDIYTNIYLRYTSILEQGVTYYEQSKFEVYGQTRLIANLEYISSGMNIENNLITSGIFKNKYNLISFPGIDLPFQLLMSKRVKDTVYNLKFDCNSSSYNGCSEYYPLMKKNKKGASDRYHGKIILNGNYSQKEKDEMYECSFMHDETFIKLNKMFPKECTFGSRIGDCHKIVRKHIPCHDKHSCRYLLYIYENFLKPQNHTNLLHEHFIKVSENLTKLSKPYYLQSILSLEHDIEIKKSNKMNTQYDDIVLFILKNSIFYVSWVTSSEYWKRAVYVQYTDNLNTNNTFDGNNKKELFCPVAYAHEFIGHLLVQYMKFPQNELE; encoded by the coding sequence ATGACAACTAGTACATTagcaatatattttgtatttcttaattttatttttagtttgTCAAGAATATACACTCTTTCTAGTAACTGcgattttaattttaatgtaaagCTACTATCcgatatatatgataaatataatggACGAAAAGTGGAAGAACAAGTTGAAAACACAAACCAttgtaataatttagaaaGTATTAATTCTCTTAAAGCTTTTTggttattaaaattaaagtcCATATGTACAAAAGAAACGTCAATTTTAGATAAACAGGTGTTCAATAATGTATGCAGTAGAACATTTACTGTACCCCATGTAACTATTAATGGGTTAGCAGTAGGAAATGATGTTGTGAACATTGAATTTTTTTGtgctcattttttatatagtaataacaaagaaattataaaatgtgtAAGGCACAAtgtgttaaaaaattacttaaatatgTATCATATAGCGTTTGATTTGTCTGTGTCACAAGATTTATTAAAACAGTCTAGTCATGTCGATAttgtattaaatttaaaagatattaatGGATTATCcttggtaaaaaaaattgtggaTGACTCTGTATGCAGAATACATTCAAGTGTCCACACTATTATGAATAAAGCAGattttgatttattaaaaGCATTATCAGGTTTATGTACGAAGTTAGGCTTTCATAAccaatttattataacagATAATATACATCCATTGGCCAATGCGTTATTGAAGGAAATACCATATAGTTTAAATTCATTACATTTTAGTATACAGAATAGTTCTATATATTATGGCAATTttgattattatttatataacctTAAATTAGCggatatagaatatatattaaactcATATTTGTCTTCATCAGtattaaaattaagtaaaaacCATTCGTATGTTACATGGATAGGtttaaataaagataataatctttataataagaaatattcagaactatataatttattggataataataaatatgttgaTAGAATAGTACGATGCTACAGTCAGTATACTTCTAAATATTATGGAGACAGTACAAAATACTTCCTTAGGTATATAccagaaaataaaagagacATGATGCAAAATAAtccaaaaatttttatttatttaattaatactatatgtaaaaatatccCATCAATTCATAAATGTGCCGagagaattatttttttggatGGGGTATATGATCtttattttaagaattttatgataaattttatatattacaacgcagcatgtatatttaattgcAATCCTGTTGATTtaggaaaaatattaaacgTTGAACAAGTGTGGGATATTCTTGTAACATATTTCTCCAATTCATATTTGATCAAGTATAAAAAGACAAAGCATAATAGTATTATTCATAGAAATAATGCTGATGCATCAGCAGATACGTACAAGGAACTATCCAAGTCATATTATGCGAATTATGATTATGATTATGTTCATACTGGCAAATGGAGaaaggaaataaatttaGATGATGAAGCAGCTATTTTGAGGCCTTCAGATGATGCAGTTGAATTTGAATTTTACAACTATACTTTTCAATCTCTCGATTTAGGAAGTTATggctttttcatttttaaaaaccaAATGGACGAGGACAACATTTGTAAAATATCTTCCCTAATAGAAGCTAATGGGAAGAAGTATGTtcatgtaaataaatttattacagatttctttaataagaataataaaagaatgcTTTCTTTTGATAAAGGAAACGGTAATTCAAATGATCATCATGATGGTCATAACGGAGGAAATGACGATGATCATCACGATGAACATGACGATGATCATCACGATGGAAATGACGATGATCATCAAGATGGAAATGACGATGAACATCACGACGGAAATGGCAATAATATGGACTCTTTTAACCTATTTGATGACTTCCTTGGAGATGATAAGGAAGGTGGTAGTTTTATGGATTTATTTCAAAACAGTAACATGTTcaataagaataaattatttgataatttatatcaCGGTGAAGATGGGGAGGAAAGCGATATTTATTCTGATAAGGAAGAAGAACCTTTTGACATAGAAAAGCATAAAATTTCTACAAGCGTTGGTTATATATATCCtctaaaaaatgaatatactCTTAAGGAATTACAACATGTGTATGAAGTTCATCCAACTTTTAATGATCTTGATGAAGAAATGAGGCATcaattttttagaaataaattatttgaaaaagatCTTTTTTTTACGCTGAAAGATGTACCAACAAAAAtagataattattataaatattattatgaaataaaaaaacacatGAATTTATTTGACGCACATGATGAGGAACATTATCAGACTTTAATTAAGAATTCAAAAAGTGATCCAAATGTTTTTTCCAAAATTGATGTAGAATTTTTATGCACAAGGACAGGTAAATGGCCTTTGCATAGATCTTCGGGAAGATGGTTATCAGATGTTTTGTGTGAAGCTAAATTAGTTCCCCAGTTATTGTATAATTATGAATACGCAGAGgaacacaaaaatataaataaaaatgaaattgaTGTTAATTTGTATACCATAGAAGAAGACACTAGATTAATTGGTATTGAATTTGAGGATCAAGAACCTCATAGATGTGCTATTAGTTATTTAGGAAATGAAAACAGAAAGACGCTTCTACCCATATCAGCAACTTCTTTAATTCAGGCATCTGTTGGATTTTGTATATTACATGGTTTTAAAATAGTATGGTTAGCAGATTCTgcttttgatatatatacaaatatttatttaagatATACTTCTATTTTAGAACAAGGTGTAACATACTATGAACAAAGTAAATTTGAAGTATATGGACAGACGAGATTAATAGCCAATTTGGAGTATATATCATCTGGTATGAATATTGAAAACAACCTTATTACATCaggtatatttaaaaataaatataatttaattagttTTCCAGGAATTGATTTACCTTTTCAATTACTGATGAGTAAAAGGGTTAAAGATActgtttataatttaaaatttgattGTAATAGTTCGTCGTATAATGGATGCTCCGAATATTATCCtctgatgaaaaaaaataaaaaaggtgcGTCTGATCGATATCATGgtaaaataattctaaatGGTAATTATTCCCAGAAGGAAAAAGATGAAATGTATGAATGTAGTTTTATGCATGATGAAACGTTTATCAAATTGAATAAAATGTTTCCTAAAGAATGTACCTTTGGATCTAGAATAGGTGATTGTCATAAAATAGTAAGAAAACATATCCCATGTCATGATAAACATTCATGTAGGTacttgttatatatttatgaaaatttccTTAAGCCGCAAAATCATACAAATTTGTTGCAtgaacattttataaaagtttCCGAAAATTTGACAAAATTGTCAAAACCATATTATTTACAATCGATTTTATCACTTGAACAtgatatagaaataaaaaaaagtaacaaAATGAATACGCAGTATGAtgatattgtattatttattttgaa